A genomic segment from Halomonas sp. GD1P12 encodes:
- a CDS encoding TspO/MBR family protein codes for MRTLSRKQQILGLAGWLVLAYIAAAIGAVASINAADFYASLQQPSWAPPAWLFGPMWTTLYGLMGIAAWLAWRERGARPALTVFVGQLALNALWSWLFFVWNLGAISFIGTVALWVLILVTLVMFWRLKALAGVLLIPYLAWVSLACALTWSVWQLNPQVFG; via the coding sequence ATGCGCACACTCTCCCGCAAGCAGCAAATTTTGGGCTTGGCCGGCTGGCTGGTACTGGCCTATATCGCCGCCGCCATCGGCGCCGTGGCCTCCATCAACGCGGCCGACTTTTACGCCTCGCTCCAGCAGCCCAGCTGGGCGCCGCCGGCCTGGCTGTTCGGGCCAATGTGGACAACGCTTTACGGATTGATGGGCATCGCCGCTTGGCTTGCCTGGCGCGAGCGCGGTGCGCGGCCTGCGTTAACCGTATTCGTGGGGCAACTGGCACTGAACGCGCTGTGGAGCTGGCTGTTCTTCGTCTGGAATCTGGGCGCTATTTCATTCATCGGCACAGTGGCACTGTGGGTATTGATACTGGTGACGCTGGTGATGTTCTGGCGGCTCAAGGCACTGGCCGGTGTGCTGCTGATACCCTACCTGGCTTGGGTAAGCCTGGCCTGCGCATTGACCTGGAGCGTGTGGCAGCTCAACCCGCAGGTGTTTGGATAA
- a CDS encoding VF530 family protein: MNPPQPNNPLHGVTLETIVTRLVEHYGWEGLYKEIRVNCFNNDPSIKSSLKFLRKTPWARDKVEALYIDTFRG; encoded by the coding sequence ATGAACCCGCCACAGCCCAATAACCCGCTTCACGGCGTGACCCTTGAAACGATAGTTACCCGCCTGGTCGAGCACTACGGCTGGGAGGGCTTGTATAAAGAAATTCGCGTCAACTGCTTCAACAACGATCCCTCAATTAAGTCCTCGCTCAAGTTCCTGCGTAAAACGCCGTGGGCACGCGACAAAGTGGAAGCGCTGTATATCGATACGTTCAGGGGGTAA
- a CDS encoding alpha/beta fold hydrolase — MASPTFSRALLASAIGATLAVGTSGTAFADNTPTYDGELSGFEYAYPVERFEFSSQGQDMQMAYLDVAPDEGSANGRTVVLMHGKNFCAGTWEGTIEALVETGYRVIAPDQIGFCKSTKPAHYQFSFHQLAANTHALLDELDIENATVMGHSMGGMLATRFALMYPEHTEQLVMVNPIGLEDWKALGVPYQSIDEGYQSELETTAQGIREYQQSTYYADTWAPEYDRWVEMLAGMYEGEDGERVAWNQALTSDMVFTQPVVYELGELEVPALLLIGEQDNTAIGKGRASQDVQATLGRYDVLGEQARDAIPEATLVEFPELGHSPQIQAPARFHEALLEGLAVQ, encoded by the coding sequence ATGGCAAGCCCCACCTTTTCCCGCGCGCTGCTGGCAAGCGCTATCGGTGCCACCCTCGCAGTAGGCACGAGCGGCACCGCTTTTGCTGACAATACCCCCACTTATGACGGCGAGCTTTCCGGCTTCGAATACGCCTACCCGGTCGAGCGCTTCGAGTTCAGTTCTCAAGGGCAGGACATGCAGATGGCCTACCTGGACGTTGCGCCTGACGAGGGCAGTGCCAACGGTCGCACCGTGGTGCTGATGCACGGCAAGAACTTCTGCGCGGGTACCTGGGAAGGCACCATCGAGGCGCTGGTCGAGACGGGCTATCGCGTTATCGCGCCGGATCAGATCGGCTTTTGTAAATCCACCAAGCCCGCGCACTACCAGTTCAGCTTCCACCAGCTGGCGGCCAACACCCACGCACTACTCGACGAGCTGGACATTGAAAACGCCACCGTCATGGGCCACTCCATGGGCGGCATGCTCGCCACGCGCTTTGCGCTGATGTACCCGGAGCACACCGAGCAGCTGGTCATGGTCAACCCGATCGGTTTGGAGGATTGGAAGGCGCTCGGCGTGCCGTACCAGAGCATCGATGAGGGTTATCAGAGCGAGCTGGAAACCACCGCCCAAGGCATTCGCGAGTATCAGCAAAGCACCTACTACGCGGATACCTGGGCGCCGGAGTACGACCGCTGGGTCGAAATGCTGGCAGGCATGTACGAAGGCGAGGACGGCGAGCGCGTGGCCTGGAACCAGGCGCTCACCTCGGACATGGTCTTCACCCAGCCAGTGGTGTACGAACTCGGCGAGCTCGAAGTGCCTGCGCTTCTGCTGATCGGCGAGCAGGACAACACCGCGATTGGCAAGGGTCGCGCCTCACAAGACGTGCAGGCCACTTTGGGCCGTTACGATGTGCTGGGCGAGCAGGCCCGCGACGCCATTCCCGAGGCTACGCTGGTCGAATTTCCCGAACTCGGCCACTCGCCGCAGATTCAGGCGCCGGCCCGTTTTCATGAAGCGCTGCTCGAGGGGCTAGCCGTGCAGTAA
- a CDS encoding MFS transporter: MRAISSTSFAVFGAGLIAIGYGIARFAFGLFVPPIREELALSTSVIGLIGSLPLISFVLATLIAPAAANRLGARLAAIVSGLFGILGLALISQASNALMLGSGVFACGICTGLMMPALTTGMQAMVKRSLHARVSSVMNAGTSVGIIVAVPTVLFMADAWRLAYVSFTVLAALGVVATWFFLPSISPVTPANAAPPPPLNALPWSRLLRLTLFASLMGFVSSAYWIFAPDLVITLGGLSASTTGWLWFAVGLAGLGGAFVADLADRNNPPITQALMLMMLSASLLLLAASPSQPLLAIFSALIFGLAYMSLTGLYLMTGIRLLPGRLSVGPVLPFLAVSLGQATGSPAIGALINAFDYATTFSVIAVLGIVIALLSPLFPGHIYQENDDELDEQTGLQAAYDHQLRDEAGEPLEDPFQDSEEEGAITKPSRH, translated from the coding sequence ATGCGCGCTATTTCGAGTACCTCCTTCGCGGTATTTGGCGCCGGGTTGATCGCCATCGGCTATGGTATCGCGCGGTTCGCTTTCGGGCTTTTCGTGCCGCCCATTCGTGAAGAGCTTGCACTGAGCACATCAGTTATTGGGCTGATCGGCTCGCTGCCGCTGATCAGTTTCGTGCTGGCAACGCTGATAGCACCGGCCGCGGCCAACCGGCTAGGCGCGCGGCTGGCCGCCATTGTCTCGGGTCTATTCGGCATTCTGGGGCTGGCGCTCATCAGTCAGGCGTCCAACGCGCTCATGCTGGGAAGCGGCGTATTCGCCTGCGGTATCTGTACCGGGCTGATGATGCCAGCGCTCACCACCGGCATGCAGGCAATGGTCAAGCGTTCGCTGCACGCCCGGGTCAGCTCGGTCATGAACGCCGGTACCAGCGTGGGGATCATAGTGGCCGTGCCCACGGTGCTTTTCATGGCGGATGCCTGGCGGCTGGCCTACGTGTCGTTTACCGTGCTGGCCGCGCTTGGCGTGGTGGCAACCTGGTTCTTTTTGCCCTCGATATCGCCGGTCACGCCCGCCAACGCCGCGCCGCCCCCGCCACTTAACGCGCTGCCCTGGTCGCGGCTTTTAAGGCTCACCCTCTTTGCGTCACTGATGGGGTTCGTCTCGTCTGCCTATTGGATATTCGCGCCGGACCTTGTGATTACGCTGGGCGGCCTTTCCGCCAGTACGACGGGGTGGCTCTGGTTCGCGGTGGGGCTTGCCGGGTTGGGCGGCGCCTTCGTGGCGGATCTGGCTGATCGCAACAACCCGCCCATTACCCAAGCGCTGATGCTGATGATGCTCTCGGCCAGCCTGTTGCTACTTGCCGCGAGCCCCTCTCAGCCTTTGCTTGCGATCTTTTCGGCGCTGATTTTCGGCCTTGCTTACATGAGCCTGACCGGGCTTTATCTGATGACCGGCATTCGCCTTCTACCCGGACGGCTCTCGGTGGGGCCGGTACTGCCCTTTCTGGCCGTCTCACTGGGTCAGGCAACGGGCTCGCCCGCTATCGGCGCGCTGATCAACGCCTTCGACTACGCTACTACGTTCTCGGTCATTGCGGTGCTGGGCATCGTCATCGCGCTGCTGTCGCCGCTGTTTCCTGGTCACATTTATCAGGAAAACGACGACGAACTGGACGAGCAGACCGGCCTGCAGGCCGCCTACGATCATCAGTTAAGAGACGAAGCCGGCGAGCCGCTGGAAGACCCGTTTCAGGATAGCGAAGAGGAAGGTGCGATCACGAAACCCAGCAGGCACTAA
- a CDS encoding acetyltransferase gives MLTPVIQREPTGCGIASAATILGLTYADMKARANAMGIYAEDESLWSSTDYVRRLLAERQVATSPEETPFTGWQALPDLALIAIKPHQRDGRNFWHWAVFQREKGQAVVLDSASYLPANMRTDFDAMHPAWYIAVTPSARADFEITTSTQSDYPALIALWEASVRATHDFLAEEDLLMLKPLIFEQFFDALELRIAKGHGDEVLGFSGVADGKLEMLFISPQARGQGIGKTLVDQALNQGVSNVDVNEQNTQALGFYQRLGFEVQSRSPVDGLGKPYPLLHMAFVGRTR, from the coding sequence TTGCTTACCCCTGTCATACAACGCGAACCCACCGGCTGCGGCATCGCATCCGCCGCTACGATTCTCGGCCTCACTTACGCGGACATGAAAGCCCGCGCCAACGCGATGGGCATCTACGCCGAGGATGAGTCGCTCTGGTCGAGTACCGACTACGTGCGCCGCCTGCTCGCGGAAAGACAGGTTGCGACCTCACCGGAGGAGACTCCCTTCACGGGCTGGCAGGCGCTGCCGGATCTGGCGCTGATCGCGATCAAGCCCCACCAGCGCGACGGCAGAAACTTCTGGCACTGGGCGGTGTTTCAGCGCGAAAAGGGGCAAGCGGTGGTGCTGGACAGCGCCAGCTATCTGCCCGCCAACATGCGCACCGATTTCGACGCCATGCACCCGGCCTGGTACATCGCCGTGACGCCGTCTGCGCGTGCGGACTTCGAGATCACCACAAGCACCCAGTCCGACTACCCGGCATTGATCGCACTTTGGGAAGCTTCGGTGCGCGCCACCCACGATTTTCTGGCCGAAGAGGATCTATTGATGCTCAAGCCGCTGATCTTCGAGCAGTTCTTCGACGCGCTGGAACTGCGCATCGCCAAGGGGCATGGCGACGAAGTCCTCGGATTCAGCGGCGTGGCGGATGGGAAGCTCGAAATGCTTTTCATCTCCCCGCAGGCGCGGGGTCAGGGCATCGGTAAAACCCTTGTCGATCAGGCGCTTAACCAGGGCGTGAGCAACGTCGATGTGAACGAACAAAATACTCAGGCGCTAGGCTTTTATCAGCGGCTGGGGTTCGAGGTGCAGAGCCGTTCGCCGGTGGACGGTCTTGGCAAGCCTTATCCGCTTTTGCACATGGCGTTCGTTGGTCGCACCCGCTAA
- a CDS encoding DUF6985 domain-containing protein — protein MKMVRGVTDGEDGLEGEMYCALFERYIPFLSPERDPDGVQRCAAYLNELDDAVIDHLCQATEHYCQTYQSESGELPREFATPREVLTHITPSLLIVPHFEKATPVVHMELECDWEPEHGMEWVVRNRHVLYVGPFNGEDPWGSFSPKAVWNFA, from the coding sequence ATGAAAATGGTTCGGGGAGTCACCGATGGTGAGGATGGTCTGGAAGGCGAGATGTACTGCGCCCTGTTCGAGCGCTACATTCCGTTTTTGAGCCCGGAGCGCGACCCCGACGGCGTGCAACGCTGCGCGGCGTACCTCAACGAGCTCGATGATGCGGTAATCGATCATCTTTGTCAGGCCACCGAGCATTACTGCCAGACCTATCAAAGCGAGAGCGGGGAACTGCCCAGAGAGTTTGCAACGCCTCGCGAGGTGCTCACGCACATTACCCCGAGCCTATTGATCGTCCCCCATTTCGAAAAAGCGACGCCCGTGGTGCACATGGAGCTCGAGTGCGACTGGGAGCCCGAGCACGGCATGGAGTGGGTCGTGCGCAACCGGCACGTGCTCTACGTTGGGCCTTTTAACGGCGAAGACCCCTGGGGCAGCTTCAGTCCCAAAGCCGTGTGGAATTTTGCCTAG
- a CDS encoding FMN-dependent NADH-azoreductase: MRTLLHLDASVRTVSNPVPSHDSISKKIARAFIDAWQSVAPGDEIIHRDVGVAPPAFIDQAWIGAVFTPEASRSEEQHRHLALSDQMIDELTRSDIVVLSSPMYNYGMPAPLKAWFDQVIRINKTFSFDLARGDAPLAPILSGKTLVLLTSSGEFGFGKGGVREHMNHLGPHIKTLSHYLGVETFHEIGAEYQEFNDERHRQSLARAFDEAKALATRLSVER, from the coding sequence ATGCGCACCCTACTTCATCTGGACGCCAGCGTTCGCACAGTGTCCAACCCAGTACCCAGCCATGACTCAATTTCCAAAAAGATCGCCCGCGCGTTCATCGATGCGTGGCAAAGCGTAGCGCCCGGCGATGAGATCATTCACCGTGACGTCGGTGTCGCCCCGCCCGCCTTCATCGATCAAGCCTGGATAGGCGCCGTTTTCACGCCCGAGGCGAGTCGGAGCGAAGAGCAGCACCGGCACCTGGCACTTTCCGATCAAATGATCGACGAACTGACCCGATCAGACATCGTCGTGCTCTCGTCCCCCATGTACAACTACGGCATGCCCGCGCCGCTGAAAGCGTGGTTCGATCAGGTCATTCGTATCAACAAGACATTCAGTTTCGACCTGGCGCGCGGTGATGCGCCGCTGGCGCCGATTCTCTCGGGTAAGACGCTGGTACTACTGACCTCGAGCGGCGAGTTCGGCTTTGGCAAGGGTGGTGTGCGCGAGCACATGAACCATTTGGGCCCGCATATTAAAACGCTGAGTCACTACCTGGGCGTCGAGACCTTTCACGAGATCGGCGCGGAGTATCAGGAGTTCAACGACGAGCGCCACCGCCAATCGCTGGCTCGAGCGTTTGATGAAGCCAAAGCGTTGGCTACCAGGCTGAGCGTTGAGCGTTGA
- a CDS encoding LysR family transcriptional regulator gives MKVSLHAIKAFESAARLGSFKKAAEEMALTPTGVSHHVANLEKRLGVRLFDRHHRQITLTPSGHRLSEATTSGFRTIETALEDIAQGASHLRVESTSSFAALVLIPRLHDFQRRYPDLDVDVSTGETMGSPVSQLCIRLGDTRRVENARVLKTERFGLYGTASVVQAMRDSQPMSVYLTRWKNGRLPSPPWPQWLAQSGLTDEAFAPTYFDQELYGIAEAVAGKGLVFCSQTLVADHINNATLVEVAQSVDSHLCYYTPAPWRAYSLNHQALIEWLKALIN, from the coding sequence GTGAAAGTGTCACTACATGCCATCAAGGCGTTCGAGTCCGCAGCGCGTTTGGGCAGTTTCAAGAAGGCGGCGGAAGAGATGGCTCTCACGCCTACCGGCGTGTCCCACCACGTGGCCAATTTGGAAAAGCGGCTCGGCGTTCGGCTCTTCGACCGCCATCATCGTCAGATTACCCTAACTCCTTCGGGGCATCGGCTGTCCGAGGCAACGACCAGTGGGTTTCGTACCATCGAGACGGCGCTAGAAGATATCGCTCAAGGCGCCTCGCACCTGCGCGTAGAATCCACCTCCTCATTTGCAGCACTGGTGCTGATTCCTCGGCTTCACGACTTTCAACGACGCTATCCGGATCTGGACGTGGATGTTTCGACCGGCGAAACGATGGGCTCCCCGGTTAGCCAGCTCTGTATCCGGCTGGGCGATACGCGCCGAGTGGAGAACGCCCGCGTTCTGAAGACGGAGCGCTTCGGCCTTTATGGAACGGCATCCGTTGTCCAGGCGATGAGAGATTCCCAGCCGATGTCGGTGTACCTGACCCGCTGGAAGAATGGGCGCCTTCCGTCACCGCCCTGGCCTCAGTGGCTGGCGCAAAGCGGCCTCACCGATGAGGCGTTCGCGCCTACCTATTTTGATCAGGAGCTTTACGGAATAGCCGAGGCGGTCGCCGGGAAAGGGCTGGTATTCTGTTCCCAAACGCTGGTGGCCGACCACATCAACAACGCCACGCTGGTCGAGGTAGCCCAGTCGGTCGATTCACATCTTTGCTACTACACGCCGGCGCCCTGGCGGGCGTACAGCCTGAACCACCAGGCGTTAATCGAGTGGCTGAAAGCGTTGATCAACTGA
- a CDS encoding manganese efflux pump MntP family protein, which yields MTPVALVLLAFSMSADAFAASISKGAELRRPRFRHAVGIGLVFGVIEAITPVLGWAAGVASQRFVQAWDHWVAFALLTAIGAHMVYAGLNKEDKIEHRRQTLWLLILTATATSLDAMAVGASLAFIEVDIVTTSLAIGLATTLMASIGTVLGHRLGRFVGHWAELIGGVVLIGIGCAVLAEHTGVFS from the coding sequence ATGACGCCCGTTGCCCTTGTCCTGCTCGCTTTTTCCATGTCGGCAGATGCGTTCGCCGCCTCGATCAGCAAAGGCGCCGAGCTTCGCCGCCCGCGCTTTCGCCACGCGGTGGGTATCGGGCTGGTCTTTGGCGTGATTGAGGCCATTACGCCGGTACTGGGCTGGGCGGCGGGGGTGGCGTCGCAGCGCTTCGTGCAGGCCTGGGATCACTGGGTGGCGTTTGCGCTGCTGACGGCGATCGGCGCGCACATGGTTTACGCCGGGCTGAATAAAGAGGACAAAATCGAACACCGCCGGCAGACGCTCTGGCTTTTGATACTGACCGCCACCGCCACCAGTCTGGACGCCATGGCCGTGGGCGCGAGCCTCGCCTTCATCGAGGTCGATATCGTCACCACGAGCCTAGCCATTGGCCTTGCCACCACGCTGATGGCCTCGATTGGCACGGTGCTCGGCCACCGGCTGGGCCGCTTCGTCGGCCACTGGGCTGAGCTGATCGGCGGCGTCGTACTGATCGGCATCGGCTGCGCCGTGTTGGCCGAACATACGGGTGTGTTCAGTTGA
- a CDS encoding Lrp/AsnC family transcriptional regulator, protein MLIDRFDLKILEQLQRDDSVSIAQLAEKVGLSVTPCWRRIQRLEKEGVIEKRIAVLNPHKLDLGLTVFVMIKTDKHTQAWLDAFQDVVQSFPEIMEVNRLAGEFDYLLKVITRDNAAYDAFYKRLIARIELSNVTSCFSMEQVKKTSELPLGGI, encoded by the coding sequence TTGCTTATTGATCGTTTCGATTTAAAAATTCTTGAACAGCTTCAGCGGGATGATAGCGTATCTATTGCGCAGTTGGCCGAGAAAGTGGGGCTTTCTGTCACCCCTTGCTGGCGGCGTATTCAGCGCCTGGAAAAAGAGGGCGTGATCGAGAAGCGTATCGCCGTATTGAACCCCCACAAGCTCGATCTCGGCCTGACCGTTTTCGTGATGATCAAGACCGACAAGCATACCCAGGCCTGGCTGGACGCGTTTCAGGACGTGGTTCAGTCCTTTCCCGAAATCATGGAAGTGAACCGTTTGGCCGGCGAGTTCGACTATCTGCTCAAGGTCATCACGCGCGACAACGCTGCCTACGACGCTTTCTATAAAAGACTCATCGCGAGAATAGAGCTCAGCAATGTCACATCCTGCTTCTCCATGGAACAAGTCAAGAAAACCAGCGAGCTGCCCCTCGGCGGCATCTGA
- a CDS encoding aminotransferase class V-fold PLP-dependent enzyme, with product MTTLADDVIGEGEPIAGPFGPRPLLYADYTASGRALGTVERAMREQVLPYYANTHTETSYTGRITTRLREDARRQIASAVGATDDYAVIFAGSGATAAIDRCWKMLGLARFDQAADQARPVVFLGPYEHHSNDLAWRECDAEITRVPLDAAGLIDLAALKAALSRFQGRRLIGAFSAASNVTGVKSDVAAIARLMHAHGGIALFDYAASGPYVPINVAGTGCDDHLDGVFVSPHKFVGGPGSSGVLIVRRALCVNAVPSVAGGGTVSYVTADGHRYVSDIQRREEGGTPNILGDIRAGFAFRIKSMIGEERIEAREAELAKLALARWSRLDNLTLLGPSDAPRLSIFSFNVRAGEREVHHNLIVALLNDLFGIQARGGCSCAGPYGHALLNIDADTAFEHESLVRNGRSLYRPGWVRLGFHFFFSNETANYVISAVEFIARHAALLMKLYSVDERTGTWTVRDGVYPTPSIETAATTLDELLDPARSRAASIEGCEPFAEAERLVELARRAELPSEPRFSDTPIRWFWWPHEAEDAVRSQDEMTP from the coding sequence ATGACGACCCTTGCCGATGACGTCATCGGCGAAGGTGAGCCGATCGCCGGCCCCTTCGGCCCGCGCCCGCTACTCTACGCCGACTACACCGCCTCCGGGCGGGCGCTCGGCACCGTCGAGCGGGCGATGCGCGAGCAGGTGCTGCCGTACTACGCCAACACTCATACCGAAACCTCCTACACCGGGCGCATCACCACGCGTCTGCGCGAGGACGCCCGCCGCCAGATCGCCAGCGCCGTCGGCGCCACCGACGACTACGCGGTGATCTTTGCCGGCAGCGGCGCCACCGCCGCCATCGACCGCTGCTGGAAGATGCTGGGGCTCGCTCGCTTTGATCAGGCGGCGGATCAGGCTCGTCCGGTCGTGTTTTTGGGGCCTTACGAGCACCACTCCAACGATCTGGCGTGGCGCGAGTGTGACGCCGAAATCACTCGCGTTCCGCTCGACGCGGCGGGGCTGATCGATCTGGCGGCGCTGAAAGCGGCGCTTTCACGTTTCCAGGGGCGGCGGCTGATCGGCGCGTTCAGCGCGGCCTCCAACGTCACCGGCGTCAAGAGTGACGTGGCGGCGATCGCCCGGTTGATGCACGCCCATGGCGGCATCGCGCTGTTTGATTACGCCGCCAGCGGTCCCTACGTGCCCATTAACGTGGCGGGCACTGGGTGTGACGATCACCTGGACGGCGTGTTCGTCTCACCCCACAAGTTCGTCGGCGGGCCGGGAAGCTCTGGCGTTTTGATCGTGCGCCGGGCGCTGTGCGTCAACGCCGTGCCCTCGGTTGCCGGCGGCGGCACGGTGTCCTATGTCACCGCGGATGGCCACCGCTACGTCAGCGACATTCAGCGCCGGGAGGAGGGCGGCACGCCGAACATTCTGGGCGACATTCGCGCCGGGTTTGCGTTTCGCATCAAATCCATGATCGGCGAAGAGCGGATCGAGGCGCGAGAGGCCGAACTTGCAAAGCTGGCGCTGGCGCGCTGGTCGCGCCTCGACAACCTGACGCTGCTGGGGCCGAGCGACGCGCCCAGGCTTTCGATCTTCTCGTTCAACGTGCGCGCCGGCGAGCGCGAGGTGCACCATAATCTCATCGTCGCGCTGCTGAACGACCTGTTCGGTATTCAGGCGCGCGGCGGCTGCTCCTGCGCCGGCCCCTACGGTCATGCGCTTTTGAATATCGACGCCGACACCGCCTTCGAGCACGAATCGTTAGTCCGAAATGGAAGAAGCTTATATCGTCCGGGCTGGGTAAGGCTCGGATTTCATTTCTTTTTTAGCAATGAGACGGCTAACTATGTAATATCGGCGGTCGAATTTATTGCACGTCACGCGGCCTTACTCATGAAGCTTTACAGCGTCGACGAACGCACGGGCACCTGGACGGTGCGCGACGGCGTTTATCCGACACCCTCGATCGAAACTGCGGCCACCACGCTGGATGAACTGCTCGACCCCGCGCGTTCGCGCGCCGCTTCTATCGAGGGATGTGAGCCCTTCGCCGAGGCCGAACGTCTTGTCGAGCTTGCCAGGCGCGCCGAGCTTCCCTCTGAGCCGCGCTTTTCCGATACACCGATACGCTGGTTCTGGTGGCCTCATGAGGCCGAGGACGCCGTGCGCTCCCAGGATGAGATGACACCATGA
- a CDS encoding NAD(P)-binding domain-containing protein: MTTSSSPTLAGAGLEALNERVRFDLACLNLPPANWVPARTGEQGEHVHDVIIIGGGQCGLVAAFALMSGGIRNLRIFDRNPQGLEGPWLNYARMETLRSPKTLPGPSYGFASLTFRAWYEAQYGSEAWEALDKIPRPTWMAYLSWYREVLALPVENGVNVEHVTPEGDLLRLELSGDGAPAQTVLTRKLIMATGRDGTGGPKIPGFVEGLPQKAWAHTADDVDFAALEGKRVIVVGVGASAVDNAAEALEHGASEVRFLIRRAQMPTINKMMGIGSFGFTHGYAGLSDDWRWRIMHYSFITQTPPPRGSTMRVSRHENAFFHFECGVEATRMEGDEIVVITRQGEVRGDFLILGTGFEIDPLARTELAGYADRILLWRDCYQPPEELAHDELGKFPYVGRDFAFQEREPGSAPWLKNIHCFNYGASVSLGKVSGDIPGISEGASWLASAIASRFYQEDVERHWQQLQHYDAPELQGDEWTASPLPND; this comes from the coding sequence ATGACGACTTCTTCTTCCCCTACGCTTGCGGGTGCCGGTTTGGAGGCGCTCAACGAGCGCGTACGCTTTGATCTCGCGTGTCTGAACCTGCCGCCCGCGAACTGGGTGCCCGCCCGCACCGGGGAGCAGGGCGAGCACGTTCACGACGTCATCATCATTGGCGGTGGCCAGTGCGGGCTGGTGGCGGCGTTCGCGCTGATGTCTGGCGGCATTCGCAATCTGCGCATTTTCGATCGCAACCCGCAAGGGCTCGAGGGGCCGTGGCTGAACTACGCGCGCATGGAAACCCTGCGCTCGCCCAAGACCCTGCCCGGGCCGAGCTACGGCTTTGCCTCGCTGACCTTCCGCGCCTGGTATGAGGCGCAGTACGGAAGTGAGGCCTGGGAGGCGCTCGACAAGATCCCGCGCCCCACCTGGATGGCGTACCTGAGCTGGTACCGCGAAGTGCTGGCGCTGCCGGTCGAAAACGGCGTCAACGTCGAGCACGTCACACCCGAAGGCGACCTTCTACGCCTTGAGCTTTCCGGTGATGGGGCCCCCGCCCAAACGGTGCTGACGCGCAAGCTGATCATGGCGACCGGGCGCGACGGTACCGGCGGGCCGAAAATTCCCGGCTTCGTCGAAGGCTTACCGCAAAAGGCCTGGGCGCACACCGCCGACGATGTCGACTTCGCAGCGCTTGAAGGCAAGCGGGTGATCGTGGTCGGCGTGGGAGCGTCCGCGGTCGATAACGCCGCCGAGGCGCTGGAGCATGGTGCGTCCGAGGTTCGCTTTTTGATCCGCCGCGCCCAGATGCCGACCATCAACAAGATGATGGGCATCGGCTCGTTCGGCTTCACCCACGGCTACGCGGGGCTCAGTGATGACTGGCGCTGGCGCATCATGCACTACTCGTTCATCACCCAGACGCCGCCGCCCCGGGGCTCGACGATGCGCGTCAGCCGCCACGAGAATGCCTTTTTCCACTTCGAGTGCGGCGTCGAAGCGACCCGTATGGAGGGCGACGAGATCGTCGTCATCACTCGCCAGGGCGAGGTGCGCGGCGACTTTCTGATCCTGGGCACGGGCTTTGAGATCGACCCGCTGGCGCGCACCGAGCTTGCCGGCTACGCTGACCGCATTTTGCTCTGGCGCGACTGCTACCAGCCCCCGGAGGAGCTTGCCCACGACGAGCTGGGCAAATTCCCCTACGTGGGGCGCGATTTCGCCTTTCAGGAGCGCGAACCCGGCAGCGCCCCCTGGCTTAAAAACATTCACTGCTTCAACTACGGGGCGTCGGTCAGCCTTGGCAAGGTGAGCGGCGATATCCCCGGTATCAGCGAAGGCGCGAGTTGGCTTGCCAGCGCCATCGCCTCGCGCTTTTATCAGGAGGACGTGGAGCGTCACTGGCAGCAGCTACAGCACTACGACGCCCCGGAGCTTCAGGGCGATGAATGGACGGCTTCACCGCTACCCAATGATTGA
- a CDS encoding CMD domain-containing protein: MAHVIETAANVSDSGALFEALTMRGKLMDLTEQSHDAALLPNEEGGVPRAARAALACRMAKICRQTGLITHYQALLESYGADADPHRLADPDATPGADAPRLAAMVTYVDLVTRSPKDATKADIEALREAGLIDADIVRLAGLVAFVNYQLRVTAVLSVMGETQ, from the coding sequence ATGGCACATGTAATCGAGACCGCGGCTAACGTATCGGACAGCGGTGCGCTTTTCGAGGCGCTGACCATGCGCGGTAAACTGATGGATCTCACCGAGCAGTCCCACGACGCTGCGCTTTTGCCGAATGAGGAAGGCGGCGTACCGCGGGCCGCGCGCGCCGCACTGGCCTGCCGCATGGCGAAAATCTGCCGCCAAACCGGCCTGATCACCCATTATCAGGCGCTGCTGGAAAGCTACGGCGCCGACGCCGACCCGCATCGATTGGCCGACCCCGACGCCACGCCTGGCGCGGATGCGCCGCGCCTGGCGGCCATGGTGACCTACGTGGATCTGGTCACGCGCTCGCCCAAGGACGCTACCAAAGCCGATATCGAAGCGCTGCGCGAAGCGGGACTCATCGATGCCGACATCGTACGCCTGGCCGGTCTCGTCGCCTTCGTCAACTATCAGCTGCGCGTCACCGCGGTGCTGAGCGTCATGGGAGAAACGCAATGA